A section of the Desulfobaccales bacterium genome encodes:
- the mraY gene encoding phospho-N-acetylmuramoyl-pentapeptide-transferase, with amino-acid sequence MLYHLLYPLKTVFGGFNVFRYLTFRSIFAVLTALFITLIIGPWVIRKLKELSFGQYIREDGPQSHHQKAGTPTMGGLMILFSMVVTTLLWADLTNFYIWLLIGVALGFGAIGFWDDYLKVIKKHNRGLSGKAKFFWQTVVATLVALALYVYPDFETTLTVPFFKDINPNLGLAFLPVAVFIIVGTANAVNLTDGLDGLAIGPVTIAAAFYLIFAYLAGNARIAAYLQIPFVKGVGELSIFLAALVGAGIGFLWFNAYPAQVFMGDVGALALGGILGTAAIAVKQEILLVVVGGLFVVEALSVIMQVCFFKVTNGKRIFRMAPIHHHFELKGWPEPKVIVRFWIISLVLGLLSLSALKLR; translated from the coding sequence ATGCTCTATCATCTGCTCTATCCCTTAAAGACGGTCTTCGGCGGCTTCAACGTCTTCCGCTATCTCACCTTCCGAAGCATCTTTGCGGTGCTCACGGCCCTGTTCATCACCCTGATCATCGGGCCCTGGGTCATCCGCAAGCTCAAGGAGCTGAGTTTCGGCCAGTATATCCGGGAGGACGGCCCCCAGTCGCATCATCAGAAGGCCGGCACCCCCACCATGGGCGGGCTGATGATCCTCTTTTCCATGGTGGTGACCACCTTGCTCTGGGCCGATCTCACCAATTTCTACATCTGGCTCCTCATCGGTGTGGCCCTGGGCTTTGGCGCCATCGGTTTCTGGGACGACTACCTCAAGGTGATCAAGAAGCACAACCGGGGCCTGAGCGGCAAGGCCAAGTTTTTCTGGCAGACGGTGGTGGCCACCCTGGTGGCCCTGGCCCTGTATGTTTACCCGGACTTTGAGACCACCCTCACGGTGCCCTTCTTCAAGGACATCAACCCCAACCTGGGGCTGGCCTTCCTGCCGGTGGCGGTGTTCATCATCGTGGGCACCGCCAATGCGGTGAACCTCACCGACGGCCTGGACGGCCTGGCCATCGGGCCGGTGACCATCGCCGCCGCCTTTTATCTCATCTTCGCCTATCTGGCGGGGAACGCCCGCATCGCCGCCTATTTGCAGATCCCCTTTGTGAAGGGGGTGGGGGAGCTCTCCATCTTCCTGGCGGCCTTGGTGGGGGCGGGCATCGGCTTTCTCTGGTTCAACGCCTATCCGGCCCAGGTCTTCATGGGGGATGTGGGCGCCCTGGCCCTGGGGGGCATCCTGGGCACGGCGGCCATCGCCGTCAAGCAGGAGATCCTCCTGGTGGTGGTGGGCGGGCTGTTCGTGGTGGAGGCCCTAAGCGTCATCATGCAGGTGTGCTTCTTCAAGGTGACCAACGGCAAGCGCATCTTCCGCATGGCGCCCATCCACCACCACTTTGAGCTCAAAGGCTGGCCGGAGCCTAAGGTCATTGTGCGCTTCTGGATCATCTCCCTGGTGTTGGGCCTGCTCTCCCTGAGCGCCCTGAAACTGAGGTGA
- the murD gene encoding UDP-N-acetylmuramoyl-L-alanine--D-glutamate ligase, which translates to MELKGARVLVVGLARTGVALARFLSAQGAIVTATDAAPAENLAEAIKALDGLPVTLELGVPQPAAVEAYDLILLSPGVPPELPWLEAARRRGIPVVGELELARPFLTLPILAISGTNGKTTTTTLTAELLQAGGLRPLVGGNIGTPLISLVEEQSGHDLLVLEVSSFQLDTAPNFHAHRAALLNITPDHLDRYPDYNAYVASKAGLFRHQTAADLRVLNFDDPGVRAMQEGPARVLFFSTRQPLAAGAWLEGETLRVRLPGGPDAAFPLADIRLSGRHNLENVMAALLLALDAGVAPAACRDVLARFAGLPHRIQYVATIDGVEYYDDSKGTNVGAVIRALEQFSRPVLLIAGGRDKDSDFSLLAPAIKARVRHLVLLGETKERLAKAWQGLAPIHLVADLAEAVRTCRRLARPGEVVLLSPACASFDMFRDYAHRGDTFQRLVREAAHGRGI; encoded by the coding sequence ATGGAGCTCAAAGGCGCCCGGGTCCTGGTGGTGGGGCTGGCCCGCACGGGGGTGGCGTTGGCGCGGTTTCTCAGCGCCCAGGGGGCTATCGTGACGGCCACCGACGCGGCCCCGGCGGAAAACCTGGCGGAGGCAATAAAAGCCCTGGACGGCCTCCCGGTGACCCTGGAACTGGGGGTGCCCCAGCCCGCCGCGGTGGAGGCGTACGACCTCATCCTCCTCAGCCCCGGGGTGCCGCCGGAGCTGCCCTGGCTGGAGGCAGCCCGGCGTCGGGGCATCCCGGTGGTGGGCGAATTGGAGCTGGCCCGGCCCTTCCTCACCCTGCCCATCCTGGCCATCTCCGGCACCAACGGCAAGACCACCACCACCACCCTCACCGCCGAGCTCCTTCAGGCCGGGGGCTTACGGCCCCTGGTGGGCGGCAACATCGGCACCCCCCTCATCTCCCTGGTGGAGGAACAGAGCGGGCATGACCTCCTGGTGTTGGAAGTCTCCAGCTTCCAACTGGACACCGCCCCGAACTTTCATGCCCATCGGGCGGCGCTCTTGAACATCACCCCGGACCATCTGGACCGCTATCCCGATTACAACGCCTATGTGGCCTCCAAGGCAGGGCTTTTCCGGCACCAGACCGCCGCCGATCTCCGGGTCCTCAACTTTGATGACCCGGGGGTGCGGGCTATGCAGGAGGGACCCGCCCGGGTGCTGTTTTTTTCCACCCGCCAGCCCCTGGCGGCAGGGGCCTGGCTGGAGGGGGAGACCCTGCGGGTGCGCCTGCCGGGCGGCCCCGATGCCGCTTTTCCCCTCGCCGACATCCGCCTGTCCGGCCGCCACAATCTGGAAAACGTCATGGCGGCGCTGCTTCTGGCCCTGGATGCCGGGGTGGCGCCGGCGGCCTGCCGGGACGTGCTGGCCCGCTTCGCCGGCCTGCCCCACCGCATCCAGTATGTGGCCACCATCGACGGGGTGGAGTATTACGACGATTCCAAGGGCACCAATGTGGGCGCGGTGATCCGGGCCCTGGAGCAGTTTTCCCGGCCCGTGCTTCTCATTGCCGGCGGCCGGGACAAGGACAGCGACTTTTCCCTGCTGGCCCCGGCCATTAAAGCGCGGGTGCGCCACCTGGTGCTGCTGGGGGAGACCAAGGAGCGCCTGGCCAAAGCCTGGCAAGGCCTGGCGCCCATCCACCTGGTGGCGGACCTGGCCGAGGCGGTGCGCACCTGCCGCCGGCTGGCCCGCCCGGGGGAGGTGGTGCTGCTGTCCCCGGCCTGCGCCAGTTTCGATATGTTCCGGGATTACGCCCACCGTGGCGACACCTTTCAGCGCCTGGTGCGGGAGGCGGCTCATGGCCGGGGCATCTGA
- the ftsW gene encoding putative lipid II flippase FtsW: MAGASEAVSGRQDHLLLYATLGLVLLGLTSVFTSSTVMAMAQFQDPYYFVKRQVFYALLGLALLYIASRIPYQYWKPLVYPILLLSLISLILVFVPGIGAKVRGAARWLKLGPLTLQPSEFAKLALVIFLAYSLARKQEKMKYFAIGFLPHMLVAGIFILLILKEPDFGTAVTLALITFIMLLVGGTRVTYIFFASLAGLVLGTLAVLRDPKKFARILSFLDPWKHGQDVGYQLKQSLLAIGSGGLIGVGPGQSRAKLFYLPDAHTDFILAIYSEEFGLVGVLLLLALFTLVTIRGLRLSLRAPDAFGSYLALGLTLIISLQAAINMGVVTGILPTKGLSLPFLSYGGSNLLTNLLAVGILLNISGQVKQPAAVASRLPTGAPAPAAVSGEPPR; encoded by the coding sequence ATGGCCGGGGCATCTGAGGCCGTCAGCGGCCGGCAGGACCATCTCCTGCTCTATGCCACCCTGGGGCTGGTGCTCTTGGGCCTCACCAGCGTCTTCACTTCCAGCACCGTCATGGCCATGGCCCAATTCCAGGACCCCTATTACTTTGTCAAGCGGCAGGTTTTTTATGCCCTCCTGGGGTTGGCGCTGCTGTATATTGCCAGCCGCATCCCTTACCAGTACTGGAAGCCCCTGGTCTATCCTATCCTGCTCCTTTCCCTCATCAGCCTCATTTTGGTATTTGTGCCCGGCATCGGGGCCAAAGTGCGGGGCGCGGCCCGCTGGCTGAAATTGGGGCCTTTGACCCTGCAGCCCTCGGAGTTCGCCAAACTGGCCCTGGTCATCTTCCTGGCCTACTCCCTGGCGCGCAAACAGGAGAAGATGAAGTATTTCGCCATCGGCTTTCTCCCCCACATGCTGGTGGCGGGAATTTTCATCCTCCTGATCCTCAAGGAGCCGGACTTCGGTACCGCCGTCACCCTGGCCCTGATCACCTTCATCATGCTGTTGGTGGGCGGTACCCGGGTGACCTACATCTTTTTCGCCTCCCTGGCGGGGCTGGTGTTGGGGACCTTGGCGGTACTCCGGGATCCCAAAAAATTCGCCCGCATCCTCTCTTTTTTGGACCCCTGGAAGCACGGTCAGGATGTGGGTTATCAATTGAAGCAGTCCCTCCTGGCCATCGGGTCGGGCGGGCTCATCGGGGTGGGGCCGGGGCAGAGCCGGGCCAAGCTCTTTTACCTGCCGGACGCCCACACCGATTTCATCCTGGCCATTTACAGCGAGGAATTCGGCCTGGTGGGGGTACTTTTGCTGCTGGCGCTCTTCACTCTGGTGACCATCCGCGGCCTGCGCCTGAGCCTGAGGGCTCCGGACGCCTTCGGGTCATACCTGGCCCTGGGCCTCACCCTCATCATCAGTCTCCAGGCCGCCATTAACATGGGGGTGGTCACCGGGATTTTGCCCACCAAGGGGCTGTCCCTCCCCTTCCTCAGCTACGGCGGCTCCAATCTCCTCACCAACCTCCTGGCGGTGGGCATTCTCCTGAACATCAGCGGTCAGGTGAAGCAGCCTGCGGCCGTCGCCAGCCGCCTGCCCACGGGGGCTCCCGCCCCAGCGGCCGTCTCCGGTGAGCCTCCCCGGTGA
- the murG gene encoding undecaprenyldiphospho-muramoylpentapeptide beta-N-acetylglucosaminyltransferase, translated as MCPVSELHVVIVAGGTGGHLFPGIAVAREWQRRGVRVTFLTTPKPVTGEILARYGLTWEPVASRALVGMGWGARLRTLFSLPGNVLAARRRLKELAPHLVLGMGGYAAAPVGLAAWSLGIPLALHEQNAIPGLTNRRLARLARRIFLSFPDARDLPAEKCRWTGNPIREEFFEPPPPRPERPFTVLIMGGSQGARHLNQQVVAALPRLAARREELRFLHLTGEADYEEVAAGYRQAGFEAEVAPFSPEVAALMGRAHLVVCRSGASTLAELMARGRAAVLIPYPFAAGNHQEANARYLEAHGAAEVVLNKDFTAAVFADKIGQFLAKPEALAAMEAAARSLAKPAAAQEIVAGCLEMLDS; from the coding sequence GTGTGTCCCGTATCTGAGCTGCATGTGGTGATCGTGGCCGGCGGCACCGGCGGCCACCTCTTTCCGGGTATTGCCGTGGCCCGGGAATGGCAGCGCCGCGGGGTCAGGGTCACCTTCCTCACCACCCCCAAGCCGGTGACCGGGGAGATCCTGGCCCGTTATGGCCTCACCTGGGAGCCGGTGGCCAGCCGGGCCCTGGTGGGGATGGGCTGGGGGGCGCGGCTGCGCACTCTTTTTTCCCTGCCCGGCAACGTCTTGGCCGCCCGGCGGCGTCTGAAAGAACTCGCCCCGCACCTGGTGCTGGGCATGGGGGGCTATGCTGCCGCGCCCGTGGGGCTGGCCGCCTGGAGTCTCGGGATCCCCTTGGCCCTGCACGAGCAGAACGCCATTCCCGGCCTCACCAACCGCCGCCTGGCCCGTCTGGCCCGGCGGATCTTCCTCTCCTTTCCCGACGCCCGGGACCTGCCGGCGGAGAAGTGCCGCTGGACCGGCAATCCCATCCGGGAGGAGTTTTTTGAACCACCGCCCCCCCGGCCGGAGAGACCCTTCACCGTGCTCATCATGGGGGGGAGCCAGGGCGCCCGCCACCTCAACCAGCAGGTGGTGGCCGCCCTGCCGCGTTTGGCGGCGCGGCGGGAGGAGTTGCGCTTCCTGCACCTCACCGGGGAGGCGGACTACGAGGAGGTGGCAGCGGGCTATCGGCAGGCGGGCTTTGAGGCGGAGGTGGCCCCCTTCTCCCCGGAGGTGGCCGCCCTCATGGGCCGGGCGCATCTGGTGGTCTGCCGCTCCGGGGCCTCCACCCTGGCGGAGCTCATGGCCCGGGGCCGGGCGGCGGTGCTCATCCCCTACCCTTTCGCCGCCGGCAACCACCAGGAGGCCAACGCCCGCTACCTGGAGGCCCACGGCGCCGCCGAGGTCGTCTTGAATAAAGATTTTACCGCCGCGGTCTTTGCTGATAAGATAGGGCAGTTTTTGGCAAAACCCGAGGCTTTGGCGGCCATGGAGGCGGCGGCCCGCTCCCTGGCCAAGCCCGCGGCCGCCCAGGAGATCGTAGCCGGCTGCCTGGAAATGCTGGACTCTTGA
- a CDS encoding endonuclease domain-containing protein, which produces MARVLRKSSTLAESLLWRRLRGRQLAGRKFRRQQPLGPYVVDFVCFERRLVIEIDGGQHDLDRAQDEERDAWLRENGFTVLRFWNTEVMQNLEGVLECILAQVADPPPPNPLPPGEGG; this is translated from the coding sequence ATTGCCAGGGTCTTGCGGAAATCTTCTACTCTGGCCGAGAGTCTTTTGTGGCGGCGTCTCCGGGGGAGGCAGTTGGCCGGCCGGAAATTCCGGAGACAGCAACCCTTGGGACCTTATGTGGTTGATTTCGTCTGCTTTGAGAGGCGCCTGGTCATCGAGATAGATGGCGGCCAGCATGACCTGGACCGGGCCCAAGACGAAGAACGGGACGCGTGGCTAAGGGAAAACGGCTTCACCGTGCTCAGGTTTTGGAATACCGAGGTGATGCAGAACCTGGAGGGAGTCCTGGAGTGCATTCTGGCCCAGGTGGCTGATCCCCCTCCCCCTAACCCCCTCCCGCCAGGGGAGGGGGGATGA
- a CDS encoding Mur ligase domain-containing protein: protein MANTTSYHFIGIGGIGMSGLAELLVRQSHPVTGSDVAQNDITRRLEALGVRVYLGHAPEHLGEFQVVVHTSAVKDDNPH, encoded by the coding sequence ATGGCCAACACTACCAGCTACCACTTCATCGGCATCGGCGGCATCGGCATGAGCGGCTTGGCGGAGCTGTTGGTGCGCCAGAGCCACCCGGTGACCGGCTCCGATGTGGCCCAAAACGACATCACCCGGCGCCTGGAGGCCCTGGGGGTGCGGGTTTACCTGGGCCATGCCCCGGAGCATCTGGGCGAGTTCCAGGTGGTGGTGCACACCAGCGCGGTGAAGGACGACAACCCGCATTAG
- a CDS encoding DUF433 domain-containing protein, protein MEIRHYRFPRITLNPEKCFGKPCIRGLRMPVSSIISYLAAGMTVDDILKEWPELEREDILEALGYAAWAMEERVVPLQEATG, encoded by the coding sequence ATGGAAATAAGGCATTATCGCTTCCCGCGCATTACCCTGAACCCTGAGAAGTGCTTTGGCAAGCCATGTATTCGCGGGTTGAGAATGCCGGTATCCTCCATCATCAGTTATTTGGCCGCGGGCATGACTGTGGATGACATTCTGAAAGAGTGGCCCGAATTGGAGCGGGAGGATATTTTAGAGGCCCTGGGATACGCCGCCTGGGCCATGGAGGAAAGGGTGGTGCCTTTGCAGGAGGCCACCGGCTGA
- a CDS encoding DUF5615 family PIN-like protein, giving the protein MRFLLNMNLPRALMTQLAAMGHQARHVGDIGLARATDAEIIAEAQKTRETILTHDLDYGHLLAFSGVISPSVVIFRLRRIDSEILFKRLMEAWAEIELPLSEGAIIILEDTVLRVRPLPIKEI; this is encoded by the coding sequence ATGAGGTTCCTCCTGAATATGAACCTGCCCCGGGCTTTGATGACGCAGCTCGCCGCTATGGGACATCAGGCCCGCCACGTGGGGGACATCGGTTTAGCTCGGGCCACGGACGCAGAAATCATAGCGGAGGCCCAAAAAACCCGGGAAACCATCTTGACTCACGACCTGGATTATGGCCATCTGCTGGCCTTTTCTGGGGTTATCTCACCGTCGGTGGTCATTTTTCGACTCAGAAGAATTGATTCGGAAATTCTGTTTAAAAGACTTATGGAGGCATGGGCAGAGATAGAGCTCCCCCTTTCAGAGGGTGCTATCATTATTTTGGAGGATACAGTCTTGCGTGTGCGCCCATTGCCTATAAAAGAAATATAA
- the murC gene encoding UDP-N-acetylmuramate--L-alanine ligase, protein MTTSTTYHFIGIGGIGMSGLAELLVRQGHPVTGSDVARNDITRRLEALGVRVYLGHAPEHLGEAQVVVHTSAVKEDNPELAAARKRGLTVLRRGEMQARLMAPHRQIAVTGAHGKTSTTAMTAAVLRAGGLDPTVLVGAVWDSLGSNAVLGAGEWFVAEADESDGSFTYLTPEISIITNLDREHLDFYRDLEHVKEVFAGYLAHLPPGALVVAWEGDPHLQGLLRDFPHRRLTYGLTPGADLWADRLATRGLSQRFRLWRGERPLGEVRLPLAGPHYVLNALAAAGVALELGLPFAAVAQGLAELGGLKRRLEVKGEAAGVMVIDDYGHHPTEIEATLRAVAQAFPGRRLVTAFQPHRYSRTEALLPDFFPVFGAAHLVFITEIYAASEAPRPGVSGRLLWEGIRAHGHGGAYFAPDQATLAAALLERLKPGDVLLTLGAGDIWRLGEEILRRLSGGRKRTAATPPKGAEPCPGVRMA, encoded by the coding sequence ATGACCACTAGCACCACCTACCACTTCATCGGCATCGGCGGCATCGGCATGAGCGGCCTGGCGGAGCTGTTGGTGCGTCAGGGCCACCCGGTGACCGGCTCCGATGTGGCCAGAAACGACATCACCCGGCGCCTGGAGGCCCTGGGGGTGCGGGTTTACCTGGGACATGCCCCGGAGCATCTGGGGGAGGCCCAGGTGGTGGTGCACACCAGCGCGGTGAAGGAGGACAACCCCGAGCTGGCCGCGGCCCGGAAGAGAGGCCTGACGGTGCTCCGCCGGGGCGAGATGCAGGCCCGGCTGATGGCCCCCCACCGCCAGATCGCGGTCACCGGGGCTCACGGCAAGACCTCCACCACCGCCATGACCGCGGCGGTGCTCCGGGCTGGCGGGCTGGACCCCACGGTGCTCGTGGGCGCGGTGTGGGACAGCCTGGGGAGCAATGCGGTCCTGGGCGCGGGCGAGTGGTTTGTGGCCGAAGCCGATGAAAGTGACGGCTCTTTCACCTATCTCACCCCCGAGATCAGCATCATCACCAACCTGGACCGGGAACACCTGGATTTCTACCGGGACCTGGAGCACGTCAAGGAGGTCTTTGCCGGGTATCTGGCCCACCTGCCTCCGGGCGCCCTGGTGGTGGCCTGGGAGGGCGATCCGCATTTGCAGGGGCTCCTCCGGGACTTCCCCCACCGCCGCCTCACCTATGGCCTCACGCCCGGGGCAGACCTTTGGGCCGACCGCCTGGCGACCCGGGGGTTGAGCCAGCGCTTCCGCCTCTGGCGGGGGGAGCGCCCCCTGGGGGAGGTGCGCCTGCCCCTGGCGGGGCCCCACTACGTCCTCAACGCCCTGGCTGCGGCGGGCGTGGCCCTGGAGCTGGGATTGCCCTTTGCCGCCGTGGCCCAAGGGCTGGCCGAGCTGGGGGGCCTCAAGCGCCGACTGGAGGTGAAGGGGGAAGCGGCAGGGGTCATGGTCATCGACGACTATGGCCACCACCCCACGGAGATCGAGGCCACCCTGCGGGCGGTGGCCCAGGCCTTCCCGGGGCGGCGCCTCGTCACCGCCTTCCAGCCGCACCGCTACAGCCGCACTGAGGCGCTCCTGCCGGATTTCTTCCCGGTCTTTGGGGCGGCGCATCTGGTCTTCATCACCGAGATTTATGCCGCCAGCGAAGCCCCCCGGCCCGGGGTTTCCGGCCGGCTCCTCTGGGAGGGCATCCGGGCCCACGGCCATGGGGGGGCCTATTTCGCGCCAGATCAGGCCACCTTGGCCGCGGCCCTCCTGGAGCGTCTAAAACCCGGGGATGTGCTTCTCACTCTGGGAGCCGGGGATATCTGGCGCCTGGGGGAGGAGATTCTCCGGCGCCTGTCCGGGGGTAGAAAGCGCACCGCAGCCACACCGCCTAAGGGAGCGGAACCATGTCCTGGAGTCCGTATGGCATAA